Proteins found in one Miscanthus floridulus cultivar M001 chromosome 4, ASM1932011v1, whole genome shotgun sequence genomic segment:
- the LOC136550501 gene encoding uncharacterized protein, whose product MSFFFRAATRQRPSPQEIARSIKDSLVALDTKTGAKALEDAEKNILTLRHTLAGDGEVESNQEQVLQIALEICKEGVLSLFVQNLPSLGWEARKDLVHCWCILLRQKVDEGYCCVQYIENHFDLLDFLVVCYKNLEVALNCGNMLRECIKYPTLAKYILESSSFELFFQYVELPNFDIASDALNTFKDLLTKHEDRVSEFLSSHYEQFFGLYTKLLSSTNYVTRRQSVKFLSEFLLEAPNAQIMKRYILEVRYLNIMMGLLKDSSKNIRICSFHIFKVFVANPNKPREIIQVLVDNHRELLKLLHNLPTSKGEDEQLDEERDLIIKEIEKLVRLSV is encoded by the exons ATGTCCTTCTTCTTCCGGGCCGCGACGCGGCAGCGCCCGTCGCCGCAGGAGATCGCGCGCTCCATCAAGGACTCCCTCGTTGCCCTCGACACCAAGACCGGCGCCAAG GCTCTCGAGGATGCTGAGAAAAACATACTTACGTTGAGGCATACGCTTGCTGGTGATGGAGAAGTAGAATCAAATCAAGAGCAGGTTCTGCAGATAGCCCTTGAGATTTGCAAGGAGGGTGTTCTTTCCCTCTTTGTTCAGAATCTTCCTTCCTTGGGTTGGGAG GCTAGAAAGGATCTTGTCCACTGCTGGTGTATTTTGTTGAGACAGAAGGTTGATGAAGGCTATTGTTGCGTCCAGTATATTGAAAATCATTTTGATCTTTTGGATTTCCTTGTTGTTTG CTACAAGAACTTGGAAGTTGCATTGAATTGTGGGAACATGTTGCGAGAATGCATAAAATATCCTACACTTGCAAA ATATATATTGGAGTCAAGTAGCTTCGAGTTGTTTTTCCAGTATGTTGAATTGCCAAACTTCGATATTGCTTCTGATGCTCTGAACACCTTCAAG GATTTGCTAACCAAACATGAAGATCGAGTATCTGAGTTTCTGAGCTCACATTATGAACAG TTTTTTGGACTCTACACAAAACTTTTATCTTCAACTAATTACGTGACACGAAGACAATCGGTGAAG TTTCTTTCAGAGTTTCTGTTGGAGGCCCCAAATGCTCAAATAATGAAGCGTTACATTTTGGAAGTTCGTTACTTAAACATTATGATGGGTCTTCTGAAG GATTCAAGCAAAAATATCAGGATATGTTCCTTCCACATTTTTAAG GTATTTGTTGCCAATCCAAACAAGCCTCGTGAGATTATTCAGGTTTTGGTTGACAATCACAGAGAACTGTTGAAGCTACTCCACAATCTCCCCACAAGCAAAG GtgaagatgaacaacttgatGAGGAGAGAGATCTAATTATCAAAGAGATCGAGAAGCTTGTGCGGTTGTCAGTATAA
- the LOC136552843 gene encoding uncharacterized protein, protein MALARLGRSLAGRLHRSVYLPPAPTDYHAAVSRSFSPTHIGVCVRGFASLTYNASSMIGHKLEGPLPAHIVKVLDLVVHLNHARPMSTAAPAAAPSKVPVGARKVGLKVVMMSPGFVYEPYSPRERIPFWKRWFTLSGWRRTKEDIILEMKNAYAVSRLRKKTGYTKKQFYDQALKIYKEVNTLMAHGDTSSLRKILTERMHSTIKNELKRRQSMWNSVHWELVEPAVSIRTLRARMIGLDKNDLDKAFIQLTLEFVTKQKFEAYNSKGAVVSGDKSKEVLVKDIWVFERSLFHPGAYWRVCGRITL, encoded by the exons ATGGCTTTGGCTCGCCTCGGACGGTCTCTTGCCGGCCGCCTCCACCGCTCTGTCTACCTTCCGCCGGCGCCCAC AGACTACCATGCCGCCGTTTCCCGATCCTTCTCTCCGACCCACATAGGCGTATGCGTAAGAG GTTTTGCAAGCTTGACGTACAATGCCAGCAGCATGATTGGCCACAAGCTCGAGGGCCCGTTGCCAGCCCACATTGTGAAG GTTCTGGATCTTGTAGTACATTTGAATCATGCTAGACCGATGTCAACAGCAGCACCGGCGGCGGCACCGTCAAAGGTGCCCGTTGGAGCTCGGAAG GTTGGTCTGAAGGTTGTCATGATGAGTCCTGGTTTTGTATATGAGCCATACAGCCCACGGGAACGCATTCCCTTCTGGAAAAG ATGGTTTACACTAAGTGGCTGGAGAAGGACAAAGGAGGACATCATTTTGGAG ATGAAGAACGCATATGCTGTTTCAAGGCTGAGGAAGAAAACTGGGTATACCAAAAAGCAATTCTATGATCAAGCATTAAAAATATACAAGGAG GTTAACACTCTGATGGCACATGGAGACACATCATCGCTTCGGAAAATTCTGACCGAGAGGATGCATTct ACTATAAAAAATGAACTAAAGAGAAGACAGTCCATGTGGAATTCTGTACACTGGGAACTGGTGGAGCCTGCTGTTAGTATCAGAACTTTGAGGGCTCGCATG ATTGGCCTCGATAAGAATGACCTCGATAAAGCTTTTATACAGCTTACACTTGAGTTTGTTACAAAACAG AAATTTGAAGCCTATAATTCAAAGGGTGCAGTTGTGTCTGGAGACAAGTCAAAGGAG GTACTTGTGAAAGACATTTGGGTGTTTGAGAGGTCCCTTTTTCACCCTGGAGCATATTGGCGTGTATGCGGAAGAATTACTCTGTAA
- the LOC136552842 gene encoding cytochrome P450 734A5-like — translation MTWWPWPWSWQATALTAAAWLCLHLAVARLMEALWWRPRRLERDFARHGVRGPGYRFFFGSSIELVRLMVDASSRPAPPQAPHDVLPRVLAFYHHWRKLYGPMHLIWFGRTPRLIVSSPELIREVLLSPSEHFDRYEAHPLIRQFEGLGLSNLHGDEWARRRKILTPAFHVENLKLLAPFVADTVQRMLEELVLLPSAAAAGGSGEVEVNVEEWYQRLPKEAITVATFGRNSDEGSAVFRLQAEHASYATEAHSKVFIPGYRFLPTRRNRHVWQLDREIRSLLAKLVAGLQSGDGDHRHRGRDHGRAGGMRDFMSFMAPAMTADEIIEESKNFFFAGLETLTSLLTWATVTLAMHPEWQDRARREVLEVCGRRGVPTKDHLPRLRTLGMVVNETLRLYPPAVAMIRKATRDVKLGGCVVPAGTEVMIPIMAVHHDADVWGADATEFNPARFADDGGDRRPRQQMAFMPFGGGVRVCIGQYLALMEAKIALALVLQRCQFRLSPAYVHAPRVLMILNPQHGAPVIFRPL, via the exons atgacgtggtggccgtggccgtggtcgTGGCAAGCGACCGCGCTCACCGCCGCGGCGTGGCTGTGCCTGCACCTAGCCGTGGCGCGGCTCATGGAGGCGCTGTGGTGGCGGCCGCGCCGGCTGGAGCGCGACTTCGCGCGCCACGGCGTCCGCGGGCCGGGCTACCGTTTCTTCTTCGGCAGCTCCATCGAGCTGGTCCGCCTCATGGTGGACGCCTCCTCCCGCCCCGCGCCGCCCCAAGCGCCGCACGACGTCCTCCCCAGGGTGCTCGCCTTCTACCACCATTGGAGGAAGCTCTACG GTCCAATGCATCTGATTTGGTTCGGGAGGACGCCGCGTCTGATCGTGAGCTCGCCGGAGCTGATCCGGGAGGTGCTGCTGTCGCCATCGGAGCATTTCGACCGGTACGAGGCGCACCCGCTGATCCGCCAGTTCGAGGGCCTCGGCCTCAGCAACCTCCACGGCGACGAGTGGGCGCGCCGCCGCAAGATCCTCACGCCCGCCTTCCACGTCGAGAACCTCAAGCTGCTCGCGCCCTTCGTCGCCGACACCGTGCAACGGATGCTGGAGGAGCTCGTGCTGCTACCGTCGGCGGCGGCCGCTGGCGGGTCCGGCGAGGTGGAGGTGAACGTGGAGGAGTGGTACCAGCGGCTGCCAAAGGAGGCCATCACCGTCGCCACGTTCGGCCGCAACAGCGACGAGGGCAGCGCCGTGTTCCGGCTGCAGGCCGAGCACGCCAGCTACGCCACCGAGGCGCACAGCAAGGTCTTCATCCCGGGTTACAGGTTCCTGCCGACGAGGAGGAACAGGCACGTGTGGCAGCTCGACAGGGAGATCAGGAGCCTCCTGGCCAAGCTCGTCGCTGGCCTGCAGAGCGGCGACGGCGACCACCGACACCGGGGCCGGGACCACGGGCGCGCCGGCGGCATGAGGGATTTCATGAGCTTCATGGCCCCGGCCATGACGGCGGACGAGATCATCGAGGAgtccaagaacttcttcttcGCCGGGCTGGAGACGCTGACCAGCCTCCTCACCTGGGCCACCGTCACGCTCGCCATGCATCCGGAGTGGCAGGACCGCGCTCGCCGGGAGGTCCTCGAAGTCTGCGGCCGCCGGGGAGTCCCCACCAAGGACCACCTCCCCAGGCTCAGGACGCTCGGGATGGTCGTCAACGAGACGCTCAGGCTCTACCCGCCGGCGGTGGCCATGATCCGGAAGGCGACGCGGGACGTGAAGCTCGGCGGCTGCGTCGTGCCGGCGGGCACGGAGGTCATGATTCccatcatggccgtgcaccacgACGCCGACGTGTGGGGCGCCGACGCCACGGAGTTCAACCCTGCTCGCTTCGCAGACGACGGCGGCGACCGCCGGCCGCGGCAGCAGATGGCGTTCATGCCGTTCGGCGGCGGCGTGCGGGTGTGCATCGGCCAGTACCTGGCGCTCATGGAGGCCAAGATCGCCTTGGCCTTGGTGCTGCAGCGCTGCCAGTTCCGCCTGTCGCCGGCGTACGTGCACGCGCCGAGGGTGCTCATGATACTCAACCCGCAGCACGGCGCGCCCGTTATCTTCCGCCCGTTGTGA